In Anaeromicrobium sediminis, a single genomic region encodes these proteins:
- a CDS encoding S-layer homology domain-containing protein: MNKKIKILLLIISLLISTTFTSYGYIGVQGKIPRLTENNNTVVSSGSRMTEISKLKKDKSIEEIIEEIREAARRESEFMKEIGEDKDKNKDKDKKESKSKKSNKSTKSKSIEEIIREIQEAAREETEFMKEIGMDKKGSKSKSIEEIIEEIMEAAREETEFMKEIGEYKKGSKSEKNNRSTKSIEEIIREIQEGAREESRFMKEIEKEDNKPKKIFSDISSHWARDYIEKLSEKNIISGSNNNEFNPEGYITRAQIAAILVNALDIDMNSYENNKVFEDVGVESWYSKFVSVAYRNNLISGFDGEFKPEKEISGEELIQIVVNAYEKKYGEIKLDLDDMKNTNDVSDWAKVSVAKAKKIGAIDKLLDPIEYKGKVKRGQACVLVYELIK, translated from the coding sequence ATGAACAAAAAAATCAAAATTCTATTATTAATTATTTCTCTTTTAATAAGTACTACTTTTACATCCTACGGATATATAGGAGTACAAGGTAAAATTCCTAGATTAACAGAAAATAATAATACAGTAGTATCTTCTGGATCTAGAATGACAGAAATCAGCAAGTTGAAAAAGGATAAGAGTATTGAAGAAATAATAGAGGAAATAAGAGAAGCAGCTAGAAGAGAAAGTGAATTTATGAAAGAGATAGGAGAAGATAAAGACAAAAATAAAGACAAAGATAAAAAAGAATCTAAAAGTAAAAAGAGTAATAAGTCAACAAAAAGTAAGAGTATTGAAGAGATAATAAGGGAAATTCAAGAAGCGGCAAGAGAAGAAACAGAATTTATGAAAGAGATAGGGATGGATAAAAAAGGATCTAAAAGTAAGAGTATTGAGGAAATAATAGAGGAAATAATGGAAGCAGCAAGAGAAGAAACTGAATTTATGAAAGAGATAGGAGAATATAAAAAAGGATCTAAAAGTGAAAAGAATAATAGATCAACAAAAAGTATTGAAGAGATAATAAGAGAAATTCAAGAAGGAGCTAGAGAAGAGAGCCGATTTATGAAGGAGATAGAAAAAGAAGATAATAAACCTAAAAAGATATTTTCAGATATAAGTAGTCATTGGGCAAGGGACTATATAGAAAAGTTATCAGAAAAAAATATTATTTCTGGCTCTAATAATAACGAATTTAACCCAGAAGGGTACATAACGAGAGCCCAAATAGCTGCCATCTTAGTAAATGCATTAGATATAGATATGAACTCTTATGAAAATAATAAAGTATTTGAAGATGTAGGGGTTGAAAGTTGGTATAGCAAGTTTGTTTCTGTAGCTTATAGAAATAATCTAATTAGCGGTTTCGATGGAGAGTTTAAACCAGAAAAAGAAATATCAGGGGAAGAATTAATTCAAATAGTTGTAAATGCATATGAGAAAAAATATGGAGAAATAAAATTAGATTTAGACGATATGAAAAATACAAATGATGTAAGTGATTGGGCTAAGGTTTCTGTAGCTAAAGCTAAAAAAATAGGGGCAATAGATAAACTTCTTGATCCAATAGAATACAAAGGAAAAGTAAAAAGAGGTCAAGCGTGTGTATTAGTATATGAATTAATAAAATAA
- a CDS encoding sigma factor G inhibitor Gin yields MSNCIMCMEKPKEYINLLDERICRECETKITDLSIDDIEYEYYNMMIKKIWSKYLVKYDESY; encoded by the coding sequence GAGTAATTGTATTATGTGTATGGAAAAACCTAAGGAATACATAAATTTATTAGATGAACGTATATGCAGAGAATGTGAAACAAAAATTACGGACTTATCTATAGATGACATTGAATATGAATACTATAATATGATGATTAAAAAAATATGGAGTAAGTACTTAGTTAAATATGATGAGAGCTACTAA
- a CDS encoding DNA polymerase III subunit translates to MDFKSILGHERTIDKLKETIRKDKVAHGYIIDGPIGSGKKSIGKAFAKGILCDSFSGDSCNICTSCLKIESENHPDLIYIYPDGKSIKNHQIESLQQEIIRKPYESEKKIFIINDADSMTGSAQNRLLKTLEEPPAYAVIIMLSTNSNRFLPTILSRIQLLKLNRINSNLIEKFISKKYNINENEAKIYAKLSNGIVGRAIELKESEDFNIKREETIDILDKLICKDPLKFFEGIDFFNKYKDNVEEVLDMMLYWFRDLIVLKETDCNDFLINIDKVSQLQEHIYKLESSNLVEIIEKIEKSKKDLRAHVNYQLTIENMLLCIQEVQ, encoded by the coding sequence ATGGATTTTAAGAGTATTTTAGGCCATGAAAGAACAATAGATAAGTTAAAAGAAACTATTAGAAAAGATAAAGTTGCCCATGGATATATTATTGACGGACCCATTGGAAGTGGCAAAAAAAGTATAGGAAAAGCCTTTGCTAAAGGTATACTTTGTGATAGTTTTTCTGGTGATTCTTGTAATATATGTACGTCATGTTTAAAAATAGAAAGTGAAAATCATCCAGATTTAATATACATTTATCCAGATGGAAAAAGTATAAAGAACCATCAAATTGAAAGTCTTCAACAGGAAATTATAAGAAAACCATATGAAAGTGAAAAGAAAATATTCATAATAAATGATGCAGATTCAATGACAGGGAGTGCTCAAAATAGACTTTTAAAGACATTAGAGGAACCTCCTGCCTATGCAGTTATAATAATGTTAAGTACTAATTCAAATAGATTTTTACCTACCATATTATCTAGAATTCAACTTTTAAAATTAAATAGGATAAATAGTAACTTAATTGAAAAGTTTATATCAAAAAAATATAATATTAATGAGAATGAAGCTAAAATATACGCTAAACTATCAAATGGCATAGTAGGTAGAGCCATAGAATTAAAAGAATCTGAGGATTTTAATATAAAAAGAGAAGAAACTATAGATATATTAGATAAATTAATATGTAAGGACCCTTTAAAATTCTTTGAGGGTATAGATTTTTTTAATAAGTATAAAGATAATGTAGAGGAAGTACTAGACATGATGTTATATTGGTTTAGAGATTTAATAGTACTTAAAGAAACAGATTGTAATGATTTTTTAATTAATATAGATAAGGTTTCTCAATTACAAGAGCATATATATAAACTAGAGAGTAGTAATTTGGTGGAAATAATAGAAAAAATTGAGAAATCAAAAAAA
- a CDS encoding cyclic-di-AMP receptor yields MKLIIAIVHDEDAQGVVEKLTENGYGVTKLASTGGFLRAGNTTIFVGVEKEKVDKVIDIIKDMCKSRKEIATAPTPIMGNAGLLATYPVEVKVGGATIFVIDVDRFEKA; encoded by the coding sequence ATGAAACTAATAATTGCTATAGTGCATGATGAGGATGCTCAAGGGGTAGTTGAAAAATTAACTGAAAATGGCTATGGTGTGACTAAATTAGCTTCAACAGGGGGATTTCTAAGAGCAGGAAACACAACTATATTTGTGGGAGTAGAAAAGGAAAAAGTGGATAAGGTAATAGATATAATAAAAGATATGTGTAAATCAAGGAAAGAGATAGCTACAGCACCTACTCCAATAATGGGTAATGCAGGCCTTTTAGCCACCTATCCTGTAGAAGTAAAGGTAGGAGGAGCTACTATCTTTGTAATTGATGTAGATCGCTTTGAAAAAGCCTAA
- the tmk gene encoding dTMP kinase, producing MKGLFISFEGPDGAGKTTQIKMLEEYLKNKGYDVVLTREPGGTYISEQIRKVILDVSNENMNYMTEALLYAASRAQHVSEVIKSSIDEGKIVICDRFVDSSVVYQGIGRNLGIDTVEAINKFAIDGCMPHVTFLFKISPEEGIRRKSKQGEKDRLENEKIDFHKRVYKGYEELRDKHVDRIQEIDAEKTIEEIHEDIKKRIDDIL from the coding sequence ATGAAAGGATTATTCATTAGTTTTGAAGGACCAGATGGAGCAGGAAAAACAACTCAGATAAAAATGTTAGAGGAGTATCTTAAAAATAAAGGATATGACGTAGTCCTTACTAGAGAACCAGGTGGCACATATATAAGTGAGCAGATAAGAAAAGTAATACTAGATGTGAGCAATGAAAATATGAATTATATGACGGAAGCCCTTTTATACGCTGCATCTAGAGCACAACATGTAAGTGAAGTAATAAAATCATCTATAGACGAGGGCAAGATAGTAATTTGTGATAGATTTGTAGATTCTAGTGTGGTATACCAAGGCATAGGAAGAAACTTAGGTATAGACACAGTAGAAGCAATAAATAAATTTGCTATAGATGGTTGTATGCCACATGTGACTTTTTTATTTAAAATATCTCCAGAAGAAGGAATTAGGAGAAAGTCTAAACAAGGGGAAAAGGATAGACTAGAAAATGAGAAAATAGATTTTCATAAAAGAGTTTACAAGGGATATGAAGAATTAAGAGATAAACATGTAGATAGAATACAAGAAATAGATGCAGAAAAAACCATAGAAGAAATCCATGAAGATATTAAGAAACGCATAGATGATATATTATAG